One window of the Rhodococcus sovatensis genome contains the following:
- a CDS encoding TetR/AcrR family transcriptional regulator — protein MTRRPALRDHVATMIMSRAAAVLAERGDGVSMADIAKAADVGRATIYRYFPTRDALITAMGEAALEDLGARVAEAGLESVPVAEAIARITRAFIGSGQYAALVRGQRGGCLDSAEINRRISDPIRELLQRGIDSGVLRKDMSAEVMLTLSGGLLQAGMTLATSIGGEQASAAITTVLLDGVRSRSAD, from the coding sequence GTGACCAGACGGCCCGCACTACGCGATCACGTCGCGACGATGATCATGTCGCGTGCGGCAGCAGTACTTGCAGAGCGCGGTGACGGTGTCAGCATGGCTGACATCGCGAAAGCAGCCGATGTCGGACGGGCAACCATCTATCGGTACTTTCCGACCCGCGATGCCCTGATCACCGCGATGGGTGAGGCCGCACTCGAAGACCTCGGGGCCCGCGTCGCCGAAGCAGGTCTCGAATCCGTCCCTGTCGCAGAAGCGATTGCGCGGATCACCCGAGCATTCATCGGAAGCGGACAGTACGCAGCGCTGGTGCGTGGACAGCGCGGCGGATGCCTGGATAGCGCCGAGATCAATCGTCGAATTTCCGATCCGATCCGCGAGCTGCTTCAGCGAGGCATCGACAGCGGTGTCCTGCGGAAGGACATGTCGGCCGAGGTGATGCTGACACTGTCGGGCGGTCTGCTGCAGGCTGGAATGACGTTGGCTACCAGCATCGGTGGCGAGCAAGCCAGCGCAGCGATCACGACGGTGCTACTCGACGGCGTCCGCAGTCGGTCGGCCGATTGA
- the acpM gene encoding meromycolate extension acyl carrier protein AcpM, producing MAIAEEQVIAGIAEIIEEVTGIDAAEVTLEKSFVDDLDIDSLSMVEIAVQLEDKYGVSIPDEEVSNLKSVGDAVDYVQRMELDNAELAVELKTKYDGSADK from the coding sequence ATGGCAATCGCAGAAGAACAGGTCATCGCGGGTATCGCCGAAATCATCGAGGAGGTGACCGGCATCGATGCCGCTGAGGTGACCCTTGAGAAGTCGTTCGTCGACGACCTGGACATCGACTCGCTGTCGATGGTGGAGATTGCTGTGCAACTCGAAGACAAGTACGGCGTGAGCATTCCTGATGAGGAGGTATCCAACTTGAAGTCGGTAGGGGATGCGGTCGACTACGTCCAACGGATGGAGCTCGACAATGCCGAACTGGCAGTGGAATTGAAGACGAAGTACGACGGCAGCGCGGACAAATAG
- a CDS encoding SRPBCC domain-containing protein encodes MCTEPGREPDPSRVEVGRFYPYATDVVWRAVTDSALLARWLMPSTGFVGAVVGTHFLLSVPRSESAEIACEVVAVTPNEAMTWSWMDLRASPPARWTVTWEVHAHGRGTRLTVTHTGFDVEDKRQMMARNAFARGWDQVMSTKLVDVLAGR; translated from the coding sequence ATGTGCACCGAACCCGGTCGCGAACCTGATCCGTCGAGGGTCGAAGTCGGTCGGTTCTACCCCTACGCCACCGACGTCGTGTGGCGAGCGGTCACCGACTCGGCTCTGCTCGCGCGCTGGCTGATGCCATCGACCGGGTTCGTGGGCGCGGTCGTTGGAACGCACTTTCTCCTGTCTGTCCCGAGGAGTGAATCAGCCGAGATCGCGTGCGAAGTCGTGGCAGTGACTCCGAACGAAGCAATGACCTGGAGTTGGATGGATCTGCGTGCGTCGCCTCCGGCTCGGTGGACTGTGACGTGGGAGGTGCATGCGCATGGGCGCGGGACACGACTGACGGTCACTCACACAGGCTTCGACGTCGAGGACAAGCGTCAGATGATGGCCCGCAATGCTTTTGCGCGAGGATGGGATCAGGTGATGTCGACCAAGCTGGTCGACGTTCTCGCCGGTCGCTAG
- a CDS encoding GNAT family N-acetyltransferase, with translation MLIRPATRAELEEPVGFAVDDPVGFVDADAFQEDVAAGRLRPEWSWFAVDGSRIVARALWWGREDSERPLALDFLHVVADVPNRAALAAELMSRAHNEFHAKPEYVLVVPTAGQDADVAVAEAVSWRREAAQAAGLTEIIERLRFEWTPAAGVPDPSERLVFRPASDEEFLAVFQRVAVGSLDVATQRGIAATDIVSQARDDLEFYRSCPGERSWWRLAETVDGTLVGFAIPSATPYHRNVGYLGVVPEQRGHRYVDDILREITRVHAADGATRITATTDVPNKPMAAAFKRANYQVTEFRMVFEAPAGASSLSG, from the coding sequence GTGCTGATCCGACCCGCGACACGGGCCGAGCTGGAAGAACCCGTGGGGTTCGCGGTAGACGATCCGGTCGGGTTCGTCGACGCTGACGCGTTCCAGGAAGACGTGGCGGCCGGACGGCTTCGTCCGGAATGGAGCTGGTTCGCCGTTGACGGCTCCAGGATCGTCGCGCGTGCCCTGTGGTGGGGGCGTGAGGACAGCGAACGTCCGCTCGCCCTTGATTTCTTGCACGTAGTGGCTGACGTGCCGAATCGTGCTGCGCTTGCCGCCGAACTCATGTCGCGGGCGCACAACGAGTTCCACGCGAAGCCGGAGTATGTACTGGTCGTGCCGACCGCTGGGCAGGATGCGGATGTCGCCGTCGCAGAAGCCGTGTCCTGGCGTCGCGAGGCGGCCCAGGCGGCCGGACTGACCGAGATCATCGAGCGACTGCGTTTCGAGTGGACGCCTGCGGCCGGTGTACCCGACCCGTCCGAGCGTCTGGTTTTCCGCCCCGCCTCCGATGAGGAGTTCCTCGCGGTGTTCCAGAGGGTCGCTGTCGGCAGCCTGGACGTCGCCACACAACGAGGCATCGCGGCCACGGACATTGTCAGCCAGGCCCGGGACGATCTCGAGTTCTACCGGTCGTGCCCCGGCGAACGATCGTGGTGGCGGCTGGCGGAGACCGTGGACGGGACGCTGGTCGGCTTCGCGATCCCGTCCGCGACGCCCTACCACCGCAACGTCGGATACCTCGGAGTAGTGCCCGAACAGCGTGGTCACCGCTACGTGGACGACATTCTCCGCGAGATCACCCGCGTTCACGCAGCCGATGGCGCCACTCGCATCACCGCGACCACGGACGTGCCCAACAAGCCCATGGCCGCGGCGTTCAAGCGGGCGAACTACCAGGTGACCGAGTTCAGGATGGTGTTCGAGGCCCCAGCAGGGGCGAGTTCCTTGTCGGGATGA
- a CDS encoding IS110 family transposase, translated as MVEKVWVGIDVGRHAHHAAAVDDSGVVLWSRRVRNDHAEIETLLERVADVESVVWAIDMTAPESALLRGVLNSHRQQVRYVPGRVVHSMTGAFAGEGKTGARDAVVIAQTARLRTDLARVSVLCGQW; from the coding sequence ATGGTCGAAAAGGTTTGGGTTGGAATCGATGTCGGACGCCACGCACATCACGCCGCCGCAGTCGACGACAGCGGTGTTGTGCTGTGGTCACGCCGAGTTCGCAACGACCATGCAGAGATCGAGACACTGCTCGAACGAGTCGCAGATGTCGAGTCAGTGGTGTGGGCGATTGACATGACCGCGCCCGAGTCGGCCTTGCTCCGTGGCGTGCTGAACTCGCACCGCCAGCAGGTGCGGTATGTGCCTGGCCGGGTCGTCCACAGTATGACTGGCGCTTTTGCCGGCGAAGGCAAGACCGGCGCTCGTGATGCGGTGGTCATCGCACAGACTGCGCGTCTACGTACCGACCTCGCCCGGGTTTCCGTGCTCTGCGGCCAATGGTAG